The genomic interval CTGCTCCGTGGTGCCGGGGTTGCCGAAGACGTGCTCGACCCCCTCCGCCAGCAGTTGACGGACCAGCACCGTGGCTCCGGTCAGTGTTGTCACCGCTCGCTCCTTCCAGCTCTGTCCAGCCCGGTCCTGGTCGGTCGGGCGTCGTGGGTGCGTCAGCCGGCCGCCGGCCGGTTCGCGGGCGCACCCGCGGTGCTGCAGTCGAAGTCGGCGAGATCCGGGTGCCGGGTCATGTGCCAGTAGTCGACGACCCGCCACGGCGAGTTCGTCACCACCCGGCCGAAGGCGTTCTTGTAGTAGCTGGCCACCCGCGGATGGCTCCACAGCAGGCCGGCCGCCGCGACATCCACCTGCTCCGTGTAGGTCTCGTACCTCTCGGGCTTGCACTCGACGGCGGAGATGCCGTCCCGGAGCATCATCGACGCCATCGTGCCGATGTAGTGCCCCTGGCACTCGGCGATGTAGATGAAGCTGCCGCCGGGCGGGTTGGTGTTCGGCCCGTACATCAGGAACAGGTTGGGGAACCCGGGGACGGTCATCCCCAGGTACGCCCGGGGGTCGGTCCCGTTCCACACCTCGGACAGCACCGCGCCGCCCCGGCCGAGGACCCGGATCGGGTGCAGGTACCGGTCGGTCTCGAAACCCGTGGCGTAGACGACGACGTCGGCCGGATGGTGGTCACCGGTCGAGGTCACCACGCCGTCGGCGTCGAGCCCGGCGACCGACTCGGCGACCAGGGTGACGTTCGGCCGCAGCAGCGAGCGGTACCAACCGTTGTCGATCAGGATCCGCTTGGCGAACGGCGGGTACTCCGGGACGCTTTTCGCCAACAGGTCGGGCCGCCCGGCGAGTTGCTGCTCGATGTAACCGGTCATCATCTGCCGGGTGCGGTCGTTGACCTTGTTGGCCGCCGCCGGGGACCCCTGCCACTGCGGGTCCATCCTCAACGTCGCATGGATCTTGTCGTTCCACATCCAGACCAGCCGGAACCGGTACCAGACGTGGTAGAACGGCACCTGTTCCATCAGGCGGTGCACCTCGGCGTCGACGTCGTCGAAGTACTTCTCCATCGGGATGATCCACTGCGGCGTCCGCTGGAACACCGTCACCTCGGCCGTGCCGGTGCTGATCGCCGGCACGACCTGCATCGCGCTCGCGCCGCTGCCGATGACCGCGACCCGCTTGCCGGCCAGGTCCAGGCCCTCCGGCCACCGGGCGCTGTGGAAGGCAGGTCCGGTGAACTCCGCGGCACCCGGCAGCTGCGGCACCTTCGGCGGACTGAACAGCCCGGTGCTCGCGACGAGAATGGTTGCCTGGTACTGTGTTTCGGTACCGTCCACCGCCCGACCGGTCACCGTCCAGGTGTCGGAGGCCCCGTCGAACTCCGCCCCTACCACCTCCACCCCCAGCACCGTCCGGGACCGCAGACCGAGCCCCTCGGCGACCGAGGACATGTACTCGGCGACCTCGGGGCGACGGGCGAAGTAGCGGTTCCAGGAGCGTGGCGCGAAGGTGAACGAGTAGAGATAACTGGGGGTGTCGACGCCGCAACCCGGGTAGACGTTCTCGAACCAGGTGCCGCCGAAACCCGCGTTCTTGTCGAGGATGGTGAACGGGATGCCACGATCCAGGAACTCCTTGGCGGCGACGATCCCGGACACCCCGGCGCCGACGATGATCGCCGAAACGGTCCCCGGATCCCGCGGCCCGCTGGAGGTGCCGGCCGGTGCGGCGGCCTCGGCGTCGTCGGCCGGATCCTCGAAACCCATGACGACACGGCCCATCCGGGCGTACTCGACCGGTACGTCCTCGGCCACGCACACCTGCATCATGCGCTGCAGATGCTCCACATCCGGTGCCGGGACGGCCGCCGGCGCCCCCTGGTACCAGGCCGCCAGGGCCACCCCGGCGGCATCCCGGATCTCCTGCTGGACCGCAGGGTCCAGGCCACCGGTGTCGTGGTCGTCCTGCCCGCGGGTACGGGTCGGGCGGTACGGATCCTGCAGCCAGCGCTCGTCGCCGGTCAGCTGGTGCAACACCATCAGCAACGACGGGATGTTCGCAACGGCGAGCGCGCCGGACAGCGCCTCGGCAGTCGGGACATCCTGCGGTACAACGGTACTCACGCCTCACTCCGTTCGCCTGGACGAGCAGCATCGGCCACCGGACTCATGACACCCGCTCCAGCACGGTCGCGTTCGAGGTGCCGCCGCCCTCGCACATGGTCACCAGGCCGTACCGGCCACCGGTCCGCTCCAGTTCGTGGACCACCGAGGTCAACAACCGCGCGCCGGTCGCACCCAGCGGGTGGCCGAGCGAGATCGCCCCGCCGTTGACGTTCGTGCGCTCCGCGGGCGCCTTGGTCTCCTGCGCCCAGGCCAGCACCACCGAGGCGAACGCCTCGTTGCACTCGAACAGGTCGATGTCGGCCATCGAGAGACCCGCCCGTTCCAGCACTTTCGGTGTCGAGGTGATCGGCCCGGTCAGGATCAGCTCCGGGTCGGAGCCGACGACCGCCGAGGCGACGATGCGGGCGCGCGGCACCAGGCCGTACTTCTCGACGGCGTCCTGCGACGCCAGCAGGAGCGCACTCGCCGCGTCGCTGACCTGGCTGGACAGGGCCGCGGTGATCAGCCCGCCGTCCAGGAGCGGCGGCATGGCCGCCATCTTCTCCGACGAGGTGTCGCGGCGCGGGCCCTCGTCCCGGGTGACACCGGCCACCGGGACGATCTCGCGGTCGAAGTACCCGGCGTCGATCGCGTGCACCGCACGCCGGTGCGACTCGACGGCGAACGCCTCCATCTCCTCCCGGGTCACGTCCCAGCGCCGCGCGATCTCGTCGGCGGCGACGAACTGGGACGGTTCGGCGTCGCCGTGGTGGGCGATCCATCCCGCCCCGCCGTACGCGACCCCGGCCCCGTGCTCGGTCCCCCACCGGGCAGCACTACCGATGGGCACGATGCTCATCGACTCGACGCCGCCGGCGATCACGATGTCCTGCTGGCCCGCCCGGATCGCGTTGGCGGCGAAGTCGACCGCCTGCTGGCCGGAGCCGCAACGACGGTCGACGACCACGCCCGGCACGTGCACCGGCAGGCCCGCCGACAGCCAGGCCACCCGCGCGACGTTGCTCGCCTGGGCACCGACCTGGGTGACGCAGCCGAAGATCACGTCCTCGACCAGGTCCGCGTCCACCCCCGAACGGTCGACCAACTCGGACAGCACCGCGGCCCCGAGGTCGGTCGGATGCACCTCGGCCAGACCGCCGCGGCGGCGCCCGATCGGCGTCCGGACCGCATCCACGACGAAGACGTCACGCATGTTCCTGCACCACCCTGTGTCAGTTGCTCGATGTGTCAGTTGCTCGATGTGCCAGTTGCTCGATGTGCCGGTAGCTCGATGTGTCGGCCCTGGGGGTCGGTCGACCCCCGGGGCGAGTGCCGTCGCACCGCTGTAGTGCGCTCCGCGTCGTGGCAGTACGGCACGGCCCGGCACCCGTGCCCGCCCGAACGGAGCGGGCACGGTGGTCCGGTCGGCCGGGTCCGGGCGGCCGGGCGTGGTCACCGCAGTGTGGTCACCGCAGTGCGGTCACCGCAGTGCGGCTACCGGACGCGGTTGGCCCAGGCCTCGGCGCCCGGGACG from Nakamurella alba carries:
- a CDS encoding acetyl-CoA C-acyltransferase; this translates as MRDVFVVDAVRTPIGRRRGGLAEVHPTDLGAAVLSELVDRSGVDADLVEDVIFGCVTQVGAQASNVARVAWLSAGLPVHVPGVVVDRRCGSGQQAVDFAANAIRAGQQDIVIAGGVESMSIVPIGSAARWGTEHGAGVAYGGAGWIAHHGDAEPSQFVAADEIARRWDVTREEMEAFAVESHRRAVHAIDAGYFDREIVPVAGVTRDEGPRRDTSSEKMAAMPPLLDGGLITAALSSQVSDAASALLLASQDAVEKYGLVPRARIVASAVVGSDPELILTGPITSTPKVLERAGLSMADIDLFECNEAFASVVLAWAQETKAPAERTNVNGGAISLGHPLGATGARLLTSVVHELERTGGRYGLVTMCEGGGTSNATVLERVS
- a CDS encoding flavin-containing monooxygenase encodes the protein MSTVVPQDVPTAEALSGALAVANIPSLLMVLHQLTGDERWLQDPYRPTRTRGQDDHDTGGLDPAVQQEIRDAAGVALAAWYQGAPAAVPAPDVEHLQRMMQVCVAEDVPVEYARMGRVVMGFEDPADDAEAAAPAGTSSGPRDPGTVSAIIVGAGVSGIVAAKEFLDRGIPFTILDKNAGFGGTWFENVYPGCGVDTPSYLYSFTFAPRSWNRYFARRPEVAEYMSSVAEGLGLRSRTVLGVEVVGAEFDGASDTWTVTGRAVDGTETQYQATILVASTGLFSPPKVPQLPGAAEFTGPAFHSARWPEGLDLAGKRVAVIGSGASAMQVVPAISTGTAEVTVFQRTPQWIIPMEKYFDDVDAEVHRLMEQVPFYHVWYRFRLVWMWNDKIHATLRMDPQWQGSPAAANKVNDRTRQMMTGYIEQQLAGRPDLLAKSVPEYPPFAKRILIDNGWYRSLLRPNVTLVAESVAGLDADGVVTSTGDHHPADVVVYATGFETDRYLHPIRVLGRGGAVLSEVWNGTDPRAYLGMTVPGFPNLFLMYGPNTNPPGGSFIYIAECQGHYIGTMASMMLRDGISAVECKPERYETYTEQVDVAAAGLLWSHPRVASYYKNAFGRVVTNSPWRVVDYWHMTRHPDLADFDCSTAGAPANRPAAG